In the Larimichthys crocea isolate SSNF unplaced genomic scaffold, L_crocea_2.0 scaffold82, whole genome shotgun sequence genome, one interval contains:
- the ccng2 gene encoding cyclin-G2, whose product MDGFKLMKELRVNYEQEHHYLPKETGLSLIESTTQDDSRISAKCRDAKVEDLWSLNSFFGYSTQTFVLAVNLLDRFLAMIRIQPKHLSCVSVSCLHMAAKVTEEECNLASTDALIRIGQCRFTVSDLGRMEKIVAEKLNFKSKAITALTFLHLYHQIALSHATDRKETLSLEKLEAQLKACLCRISFSKAKPSVLALSLLRQEIEAVQSEDMLEIAYHIQRHLKIADSELLLWSERVALCLSDYASPECSKPNHRRLQWIVSRRTAQNLHSHRSVPELPTIPEGCWDESESEDSSEDMMSSGEESLSSSLGSDAEGPFFPLHLRRQKHRQHLHA is encoded by the exons ATGGACGGCTTCAAGCTGATGAAGGAGCTGAGGGTGAATTATGAGCAGGAGCATCATTACCTCCCGAAAGAGACGGGACTGAGCCTCATCGAATCCACAACTCAG GATGACAGTCGGATCTCGGCCAAGTGCAGAGATGCCAAAGTGGAGGACCTGTGGAGTCTGAACAGCTTCTTCGGTTACAGCACGCAGACCTTTGTCCTGGCTGTTAACCTGCTGGACAGATTCCTGGCCATGATAAGG ATCCAGCCAAAACACCTGTCGTGCGTCAGCGTCAGCTGCCTCCACATGGCGGCCAAAGTGACGGAGGAGGAGTGCAACCTGGCGTCCACCGACGCGCTCATCCGCATCGGTCAGTGCCGCTTCACCGTGTCCGACCTCGGGCGCATGGAGAAGATCGTCGCCGAGAAGCTCAACTTCAAGTCCAAAGCCATCACCGCCTTAACCTTTCTGCACTTGTATCACCAGATCGCACTTTCACACGCTACGGACAG gaAGGAGACTCTGAGCCTGGAGAAGCTGGAGGCTCAGCTCAAAGCCTGTCTGTGCCGGATCTCGTTCTCTAAAGCAAAG CCGTCCGTCCTGGCCTTGTCTCTCCTGAGGCAGGAGATCGAAGCCGTTCAGTCGGAGGACATGTTGGAGATAGCTTATCACATCCAGAGACACCTGAAG ATTGCAGACAGCGAGTTGCTGCTGTGGAGCGAGCgcgttgctctgtgtctgtcgGACTATGCCTCACCCGAATGCAGCAAACCCAACCACAGGAGGCTGCAGTGGATTGTGTCGAGGCGGACCGCCCAGAACCTGCACAGCCACCGCAGCGTCCCCGAGCTGCCCACCATACCTGAGGGATGCTGGGATGAGAGCGAGAG cgAGGATTCAAGCGAGGACATGATGAGTTCAGGCGAGGAGTCCCTCAGCAGCTCTCTGGGCAGCGATGCCGAGGGGCCCTTCTTCCCTCTGCACCTGCGCCGCCAAAAACACCGCCAACACCTCCACGCCTGA